One window of the Cryptomeria japonica chromosome 7, Sugi_1.0, whole genome shotgun sequence genome contains the following:
- the LOC131055606 gene encoding disease resistance protein RPV1-like, translated as MASFSSSFPREIVEYGGLSKIKAYSRGKRSGCASRLYDVFINHRGPHCKHTLALQLCSSIEKIGFRPFLDSQEIELGDSIPTTLENAICSALVHIAIFSRGYAKSAWCLAELVLMLQSGVNIIPVFYDVTPSDLRYIEKGVYAEAFAMYKEKGRYLNQLEEWKKVLHSVSLISGYECNTLNNDRDKVCKIITSAVVKEVKRISPLDVAKHSVGLDEIVDDFESKCGRDKDKTIFQIIGIFGKEYDGSSFVFDVREAAAQGELPWLQTKLLKDLFMEDRPKFQNTDEGINYIRSRLEKAPFSRFLIVVDDIDQISQLDALLVIDRLNPDSLVIVTTRNEEMLVQASIALRYRMKEMNEKYSRELFCWHAFQQPYPSREFKDLVESFVKKCGGLPLSLLVLGGLVSGNTDLSYWQVQLHNISKTPGDIRQTLKISYDSLDREEKEIFMDVACFFIGKLKSIAIRVWEGSGWRAEHALQTLKISALFLKLKLK; from the exons ATggcatctttttcttcatcttttccccgGGAAATAGTGGAATATGGTGGTTTGAGTAAGATTAAGGCTTACTCCAGAGGGAAGAGATCGGGTTGTGCCTCAAGATTGTATGATGTATTCATCAATCACAGGGGCCCTCATTGCAAACATACTCTGGCTCTTCAACTTTGCAGTTCAATCGAGAAAATTGGTTTCCGGCCATTTCTTGACTCTCAGGAGATAGAATTGGGAGACTCAATTCCCACCACTCTTGAAAATGCCATATGCTCTGCATTAGTTCACATTGCTATCTTTTCTCGGGGGTATGCAAAGTCGGCTTGGTGTTTAGCTGAGCTTGTTCTCATGCTCCAATCTGGGGTAAATATTATCCCTGTGTTTTATGATGTGACTCCTTCTGATCTCCGCTACATCGAAAAGGGTGTGTATGCAGAAGCATTTGCCATGTATAAAGAGAAAGGCAGATACCTCAACCAGCTCGAGGAGTGGAAAAAAGTTCTCCACTCTGTTTCATTGATTTCTGGCTATGAATGCAACACGCTTAATAA TGATCGTGATAAGGTATGTAAAATCATCACGTCTGCTGTGGTGAAAGAGgttaaaaggatatctcctttaGATGTTGCAAAACATTCAGTGGGATTGGATGAAATTGTGGATGATTTTGAAAGCAAGTGTGGGAGGGACAAGGACAAGACGattttccagatcattgggatcttTGGAAAAG AGTATGATGGATCTAGTTTTGTGTTTGATGTCAGAGAAGCGGCTGCACAGGGTGAATTGCCTTGGTTGCAAACTAAGCTCCTCAAGGATCTTTTCATGGAGGACCGCCCCAAGTTTCAGAATACAGATGAAGGAATAAATTATATCAGGTCTCGTCTAGAAAAGGCCCCCTTTTCCCGTTTCCTTATAGTTGTAGACGATATTGATCAAATAAGCCAGTTAGATGCTCTACTAGTGATAGATAGGCTGAACCCTGATAGTTTGGTGATTGTCACCACCCGTAATGAAGAAATGCTCGTTCAGGCCTCTATTGCTCTTAGATACaggatgaaagaaatgaatgagaaGTACAGTAGAGAACTCTTCTGTTGGCATGCATTCCAACAACCCTATCCATCCAGGGAATTTAAGGATTTGGTAGAGAGCTTCGTGAAAAAGTGTGGAGGTTTGCCTCTATCTCTTCTAGTGTTGGGCGGCCTTGTTTCTGGTAACACAGACCTAAGTTATTGGCAGGTCCAATTACATAATATTTCTAAAACGCCTGGAGACATAAGACAAACGCTTAAAATAAGCTATGATTCACTGGACAGAGAGGAAAAGGAAATTTTTATGGATGTTGCATGTTTCTTTATTGGAAAACTGAAAAGCATAGCTATCAGAGTATGGGAGGGATCAGGATGGAGAGCAGAGCATGCACTTCAGACTTTAAAGATAAGTGCCTTGTTTTTGAAGTTGAAGCTGAAATGA